CGTGGCCGAGGATGGTGGCCTCCGCGGCGTTGATCATCGCGCGGGCCGTACCAGCCGCCACCTGGGTCGACGGCATGTCCGCCACCGTGGGGTAGGGCAGGTTGAACGGCTTGCGGACCTTCGCCTGCTCGACGAAACAGTCCAGCGTGCCGCGGGCCATGCCCAGCGCGACGGCCACGTTGCTGAGGCAGGTGATCAGCATGAGCGCGCGTGTGTCGTTGCGGAATCCGAGGCCTGCGTAGCGCTCCCGAACGCTGTCCATGACCGCGGGGAAGTCGGCCAGGTCGACGAAGCGGTGGCCGGGGACGAACGCCTCCTCCTCGGCGGTGATGCTGTTGCTGGAGGTGGCCTTCAGGCCCATGACCTTCCAGTCGTCCAGGATCGTGTACTGCTCGCGGCTCAGCAGCGCCATCCCCCGGTGCGGTCGGCCTTCGGCGTCCTCGTAGGTCACTCCCACGGCAGCCCAGGCAGCGTGCTTGCACCCGCTGCCGAACGCCCACTTCCCGGAGACCAGCCACCCGCCGTCCGCTCGGCGTGCCGATCCCACGCTCGTGGAGAACACGGAGGCACCGACGACCAGCGGACCTATCCAGGTGTCGATCTCCTTGAAGACCTCGTCGACGGTCTGCTGGGGGAAGCCGAGGACATTGCGGATGCCGCCGGCCACGAAGACCGTCCAGGCGGCGGATCCGTCGCCTTCGCCGAGTGCCGTGATGATCTCCACGGTGTCTCGCGCCCCGAGGGCATAGCCGCCCAGTTCGCCAGGAAGGGCGATCTTGAAGACACCCGCTTCGTGTATCGCTCTGAGCGTCTCAGGAGGCAGGGCGCCGAGTTGCTCTCCTTCCTGTGCTTCCTCCCGCAACAGAGAGGTGAGGGCGCGCGTCCGGTCCCGGATCTGCCGCCCGCGGTCGCTGAGGCGGGGAGAGGAGCCCCGCTCGGTCGACGCAGTGATGTCGGCTCCGGGAGGGGTCGCAGAGTGTGGCTTGCTCATGGAGAGCCTTCCTTTTTCGATTGAACTGCACCGTCCAGTTCAGTTGAACCGTACGGTAGAGTTCAGTGAAAGGTCAAGCGATGAGATGCGTACCGGTTCCCACCAGGGCCGGGATTCAGCGAGGAGTGAGATGGCTGAGCGGGAGCGCCCCCAGCGCGCAGGTTCGAGCGGGCGAGGCAAGCGGGCACCCATTCTCGACGCGGCCGTCGAGCTGTTCCTCGAACTCGGTTTCGATCAAACCTCGATGGATGCCGTGGCAGCCAAGGCCGGCGTCTCGAAGACGACCGTCTACGCCCACTTCGGCGACAAGCTGGAACTGTTCCGCGCGGTGATCGCCCGCGGAGGGGCCTCCCTCGATTTCGACCTGGATCAGACGACGCTCGCCTCCGTCGACGACCCGCACGAGAGGCTGGCCCGGATCGTCCTGAAGCTCCTCCAGGCAACGACCGCTCCGACCTATCTGGCCTTCATTCGCGTCCTGACCGTCGAAGCGGGCCGCCGCCCCGAGCTGACCGAGGCGATTCGGTCCCTCGGCGTACCTCATGTCGTCGACCTGGTTGCCGTGGCCCTGCGCGATGACGCACGGCAGCGCGGCTACACCCTGCCCGACCCGGAGGCGTACGCAGGACTGTTCGTGCGCATGACGGCGGCCGGACCACAGATGGACGCGCTGCTGGATCCGGAGGCCGACCGCGACCCGGCGCACTTCGAGGCGTACGCCCGATGGACTACAACGATCTTCCTGCAAGGCCTGCGCGCCGACGACCTTCCGAACGCCCCGGATTCCGCGATGAGTCAGGTCTTCCCCCGACTGTCGCGGGCGACCTCCTGAGCTACGCCGTGGCGCGGCAGGCCAGACCTTCCGCGCCACGGCACCCTTGAGCATCACCGGCGAGCACCGGCCACCGCACGCTCGACCTCCGCGCTCCCCCGCGGGGCGATCATGGCAAATCACCTCATGCAGGCCTCTTGACCGATGAGCTGCACTGGACCGTACAGTTCATCAATCGGAGTGCCGCTCAGCACTCGGCGCCTCAGCAAGCCACTGGCAGCACGAGGCCGCCCCGCCCGCTCAGCCGGCGGCAGCCATCTCCTTGCTTGAGGAAGGACGATGATGTCCCCATCCCCGCCCCACCCCGAATTCGCTCCGCCCGGTCAGCCGGACGCCCCTTCCCCCGCCACCCTGCGGGAGTCCTTGTCCGCACTGCGCGGCTACCCCACACCGGCGTGGAAAGCAGCGATCGCCTGCGTGCTCGCCATGGTCGTGAGTCCCCCCGCTCTCGTCACGACCGTCACATTCCTCATCGCCCCGGTCGCCAGGGACTTCAACTGGTCCCCCTCGGAAACGTTGAGCATCTTCAACATTCCCACCGTCGCCGCCCCCTTCGTGCTGCCCCTGGCCGGCCGTCTGGTCGACCGCTGGGGCGCCCGGGCGGTCGCCGTTCCCGGCACCGCCCTCTACGCCATCGCGACGGCCGCGGTGGCGCTCGTGGGCGCGAACGGCGTCGTACTGACCGGGCTCCTGTTGGTGAGCACGGCCCTGGGCTACACCTCCATCCTCGGCGTGGTGTACAAGGTCGTCTCGGAGTGGTTCCCCCACCACCGAGGGCTGGGCTACTCCATACTCATAGGCGCCACCTCCAGCCTCGCCGGTGCCGCACTGTCACCTCTGAGTCAACTGTCCATCGACCACCTCGGGTGGAGGACGACCTACCTGCTGATCGGCGGAGCCATCCTGCTGATCGCCTTCCCCGCCCAGTACTTCCTGATGTACGAGCCCGCGTCGGCCGCGCTGGACCGTAAGAACGTCGTACCGGGGAAGGGAAGGGGGCTGCCCGCGCACAAGGAACTGCCCGGCCTCCCCCTCGGCCGGGCGCTCAAGAGCCGGGCCTGGTGGTACATGGTGCTGGTGCTGACCGTGGCGGCGGGCGTGGCGATGAGTGTGCGTCTGAACGCCGTGTCCCTCTTCGGCGGGCGGGGCTATTCCCCTACGGAGGTGTCCCTGTCGGTGTCGGTCATGCTGGTGGCCTCCCTCGCCGGGCAGATCCTCGCGGGCGTGGTCCTCGACCGGTCGCGCACACCTCGTGCCTTCGTTCCGTTCATGGTGTGCCTGGTGCTCGGCACGGTCATGGTCTTCGCCGCCACGGGCGGCATGTGGGCCCTGTTCCTCACCATGGCCTTGCTCGGTGTCGTGACCGGCGCGGAGTCCACCACCGGACCGTTCCTCGTCGGGTGCTACTTCGGTATGCGGGCCTTCGCCCAGATCCAGGGCATCACGCTGGGCATCGTCAGTCTGGTCGGCATCGGACTCTTCCCCGTGCTGGCGCAGGGAGTCGCGGACAGCACGGGCGGTTACACGGCGACGCTCATCGCCCTCACCGCCGTAAGTCTGATCGTCCTCGCCCTGTCGCTCTTCCTGCCGCGTTATCCGAGCCCCGCCAAGAACCCGGACGCAGACGCACAGTCACCCAGTCTCACCGATGACCGCACGGCCAACTTGTGACGGTCGCCTGCACAGAGGACCCCGGGAGGTCACGCGCTGCGCGTGACCTCCCGGGTGTCGTATCCGCTCGGTCCGGCAGCGGCTTCTCAGCCGTCAAGATGCGCCCCCGGTGCTGTGTTGGCTCCTGAGACGACGACGGTGGCCCCGTCCGGGAAGTGTTCGGGGTGGGCGAGCAGCGCGGCGAGTGCGGTGGCTCCGCCGGGTTCGGCCACGATGCGTAGCCGCTGCCACAGGAGTGCGCGGGCGGCGGCGACGACCTCGTCGGCGACGGTGAGGGTCTTCATGCCGAGCGAGAGGCCGACGGCGGTGGCTATGCGGCCCGCCCGGCGGGCACCCAAGCTGTCCAGGGCGATCCCGCCGACTTCCACGTCCACTGGTTTCCCCGCCTCCAGCGCCGCCGTGAGCGAGGGCGCCGAGGACGGTTCGGCCGCGATCACGTGGTTGCGTCCGGCCAGCGCCAGGGCGACCCCCGCGTACAGGCCTCCTCCACCGCACCCGACCAGCACGGGCTGCCCCTCCGGTATCTGCTCGGCGAGTTCCAGGCCGAGCGTGCCCTGCCCTGCCACCGTCTCCGGGGCGTCGAAGGCGTCGATGTGGAAGGCGCCCTCGTGCCGGGCATGGTCCTGGCTGGCCGCGCGTGCGTCGGCGTAGAAGCCGTCGACGCGGCGCAGGCGTGCGCCGAGAGATTCGATGATGCCGGTCTTGGTCTTGGGCGAGAAGTCGGGCACGAACACCGTGGCAGGCAGGCCCGCTTCTCGTGCCGCCCAGGCCACGGCGGCCCCGTGGTTGCCTCCCGACGCGCAGCAGACGCCAGCGGCCGGAGCGCCGGATTCCGCGGCGCGCAGGTGGGCGAGGGCGTTGAATGCGCCGCGGACTTTGAAGGAGCCGGTGTGCTGGAGGAACTCCAGCTTCAAAGCCACCGGGACGGGCACGTCCAGTTCCCCGGCCGCCACCCCTATCACGGGGGTACGGCGCACTACGGCACGGATCCGTTCGGCCGCCGACGCGATGTCTTTCGGGGAGGGGATAGTGACGGGCTGTGCATTCATGGGTGGTGTCCAAGGGCGCCGGGGCCAGGCGTGGCACGCGATGAGGTGAACGTGGTGGGCAGGGAGGCCGAAGTGGACAGGCTCAGGCGGTCGTTGGTCCGTACGGCGCGGCGTTCCGTGGTGTCCACATGGAGGCGGAAGACGTCGGGCCGTGCGTAGTGGCCGACGGGGTCGAAGTCGTAGCGGGCGCGTGGGATCAGTGCCATGTCGAGGTCCTCGGTCAGCAGGGCCTCCTGATCCTGGACGGGCACCGCGTGCGCAGGCAACGGAACCGGGGCGGCCTGCACCACGCCTGCCCGGACGACTCCCGCCAAGCCGGGACCTGTGTCCGGGCCGTTGGAAGTGCCGTTGTCACTGGTCATGCCCATACGCTGCGCTCTCTGCACCCTGAAGCCAAGGGCGAGGTTCTTCAACATTCCTGAAGCATCACTACATTGAGACGATGAATGAACGGCAGTTACAGATCTTGCGGGAACTCGGCGAACTGGGAAGCGTCACCGCGACCGCCGAGGCGCTGCTGATGACTCCCTCCGCGATCTCCCAGCAGCTACGGCTGCTGCAGCGCTCGATCCCGGTCCCACTCACCGAGCGTGCCGGACGGCGGTTGGTGCTCACCGATGCCGGGCAAGCCCTGGCCGGTGCGGCGATCGAGGTGGAGACCGCGCTGGCCAGGGCGCGGCACACCATCGAGGAGTTCGTCGACCAGCCGGACGCGGCTGTGTCGGTAGCGGCTTTCCACAGTGCGGCCGCGTCGTTCTTCCCCCTGCTGCTCGCCCAGGCCGGCCCCGGACGCCCGCGGCTCTCGTTCGCCGACCAGGACGTCGCGCAGGACCATTTCCCGCGTCTGACCCGGGACTACGACCTCGTACTCGCCCACCGCCTCGACCAAGCGCCGCCGTGGCCGGGCACGGTCACCGCCGGCACGCTGCTGCGTGAACCGCTCGACATCGCGCTGCCGACCGACCACCCCCTGGCCGCCAGACGACGCCTCACCCCGCGAGACGTCGCGGGCCAACCCTGGATCACCGTCGACGACGGCTTCCCGCTGATGGCCACCGTCGACGCCATCGCGACCGCCGCGAACCGGCGGCTCGACATCGCCCATCGCATCAACGAATTCGCGGTGGTGGCCGAAGTCGTAGCCGCCGGGGGCGGCGTGGCCCTGATGCCCCGCTGGACTACACGCCCGCACCCCGAAGTGATCCTCAGACCGCTCAGTGGCGTGCACGCCCGACGCCGTATCGACGTGCTCCACCGCCCTGAACGTGTCGCACGGCGAGCCGTACGGACGGTGCTCACCGAACTGCGCCGTGCGGCCGCGACGATCCGGAGCCGTGACGTCGGTGCGGGTTCCGACGCGCAAGAGACACTCGCTGACGAAGCCTGAGACGAAGCCTGAAGCGGGCGCCGACGTCCGCGAATCGCTCGAATCCCGCCGACGGCTGTCACCGCGGGGCGGCCGACGGCCTCCGGCGATCGGTCGCTCTCAGGTGGCCTCGCCGAGGTCCTCATTGAAGCGTGCCGCAGCTTCGACGCTCGACGGCCGACTCGCGACAAGCCGGGCCAGGTGTGCTTCAAGGGCCTTGAGTTGCTCGGGCCCCATCTGTGCCGCCCAGCGCTCGCGCACCTCGTCGAAGAGCGAGGCGCCGAGCGTCATCATGTCGTGGCCGCGGTCGGTGACCCGCAGCCGTTTGAGGCGGCCATCGCCCGGGTCGGGCTCCCGCTCGACGTATCCGAGCTTCTCCAACGCGGTGATCGTCTTGGCGGCGCCCTGTTTCGAGACCGAGAGCCGGCGGCCGAGTTCCGAGGCCGTGTCCGCTCCCTCGTCGACGGCGCGCAGGGCGAACTCATGCGATGCGCGCACGCCCGGGTGCCCGCGGTGCTCCAGCTCTCCGTGTACGTCGTCCACCATCGACTGGAAGCCGCCAAGAAGAAGAAGCGCGAGTTCAGCGCCCGGTGAACGTGCCATGCGACGAAGCATACGAGAACGAAGGTCGACAACCATGTTGTCGACCTATAGATTGACAACCATGTTGTCGATCGACCTCAGGAGAACCATGACTCTCACCACCGGCGCCACCATCCCGGGCGTCGAACACCACCAGGTCAGCCTGAACGGAACCGAACTGCACTACATATCGGCCGGGACCGAGGGCTCTGCCGTCATGCTGGTCCACGGCTTCCCCGAGACCTGGTGGGTCTTCCACAAGCTGATCCCCGCGCTCAGCAGGCACCACCGCGTATTCGTCCCCGACCTTCGCGGCTTCGGCGACTCCGCCACCGCGACCACAGCGCACGACAGCGCGACCGCCGCCCAGGACCTGAGTGAACTGATAGCGCGGCTCGACGCGGGCCCCGTCCACCTCACCGGCCAGGACATCAGCGGCCCCACCACTTTCCGCGTCACGGCCACCCGCCCCGACCTCGTACGGAGCTATGCGGCCATCGAGACCGGGCTGCCGGGGTTCGGCCTCGAAACACTCGCGGACGTCGCCCACGGCGGCGCCTGGCACATCGGCGTACTCGCCGCCCCGGGCATCCCCGAAATGCTGCTGGCCGGACGGGAACGGGCGTTCCTCGCGCAGTACGCGATCCCGTCGCTCTGCAGGATCCCCGACGCGTTCACCGACGACGACATCGACGAACTCGCCCGCTCCTACAGGCGCCCCGACGCGTTCAACGGTGCGGCCGGACTGTATCGATCGATGCTCCGCGAAGGCGACGAGATCCGCCGACTGGCATCCCGGAAACTCACCACGCCCGTGCTCGCCGTCGGCGGCAGATCGGGCGAGTTCACCCCGGCGACCATGCGCCAGGTCGCCGAGGACGTCAGCCCCCTCTCCATCGAGGGGATCGGCCACTATGCGGCGATGGAAGCCCCCGACAGGCTCGCGGACGGCCTCCTGTCCTTCTACGAAAAACTCGACACCCTTGGAGTCGCCTCAACGGGGTCGCCGAACTGAAAGCCGCCCCAGCCGCCGGGAGCATCATCGCGCGCCGGCAGCGCACCGAACTGGTGCCGCCCCGGCGCACGATCTGCTACGGCTAGACCCGCGACGCGGGGGCTCCCGGCGCCGGCGGCCCGGCGGGGGCCTGCGGGGGATTCAGGCGCAGGGGACGCAGTGCCTCGGTCCAGCGCAGCAGTTCGTCGAGCATCATCGTGGCCGCGGCCTCCATCGGTTCATCGGCCCGGAAACCGCCCTCACCCACGTGCTTGAAGACGAACGGTATGGCCACGGACTCGGGAACCGGCATCATCTTGAGCGCCGTCGCGACCTGCTTGAGCACCTGCACGGAGCGCAGGCCACCCGCGACGCCCCCGTAGCTGACGAAGCCGACGGGCTTGTGGAGCCATTCCGAGTACAGGAAGGAAAGGGCGTTCAGCAGCGCGGCCGGAGGGCCGGAGTTGTATTCGGGCGTGACGAACACGAATGCGTCGGCCTCGTCCACCGTCGCGCTCCACCGGCGCGTGTGCTCGTGGGCGTACAGACCCGCACGCGGATGACCGGGTTCATCGAGGAGCGGCAGGCCGATCTCGGCGAGATCGACGAGTTCGACGTCGAAACCCCCGTGCTCCTTCGCCGTCTGGGCCGCCCACTGGCCGACGGGGAGTCCCAGCCGGCCGGGACGGGTGCTTCCGACAACAACGTGCAACTTCGGCATGGTTGAGCCTTTCTGAGGATTTCCGTGTTCGAGTACGAACGGGCCGAGAAAGCCGCCGACCGGTCAGGGCCGGCCGGTCGGCGGAGGGCCGGGAGGCATGGGCGGGGCGGACTTGGTGATGCCGCTCCAGTGCTCGACGAGCTGTCGCCCGCGCACGCGGTAGGCGTCGTACATGTAGTACGGGTAGAGCGCGCCGCTTCCGTCGGGTTCGGCCTGAGGAAGCAGCGCGGCGATGACGACGATGTCGCCCTCGGCGACGATCAGCGCCGGCGGGATGAGCGGCTCGGCGGGCGGCGGGAGGGGGCCGTTCGGGAATCGGCTGCGCACGAACTCCTCCAGCCCCGCCCGGCCGGGCGGGTAGTGGGACACGTGCTGGAGGTAGTCGGCGGCGACGAACTCCTTCACCGCATCGGGGTTCTGGGCGTCGAAGACGCAGCGATAGAAGTCCAGGACCAGGCGCTTGTTGACCTCGATGTCCGTCGAAGGGGAGGACGACACGGCGGTCGCGCGCGTCGGCGTACCCGGCGCGGGGGGACTCGGCGGGGCGATCTTGTTGACGGACGGCCATCGCTCGGCGATCCGTCCGTCTCGGATCCGGTAGGTGGTGAACGTGTACTGGTCGAAGCTGGTGCCGGGGGCGTCCGGGTCCGGTTGCGGCAGGTAGTGGCAGACGCAGACCAGGTCGTTCTCCCCGATGACGAACACCGGCTCCCGCGGCCCGGAGGCATCGGTCACACCCTGCCCGGCCATCGGTCCACGGTCGAACTCACGGCGCAGGAACTCGGCGAACGCCTGCGCGCCGTCAGCTACGTCGGCACCGTGCTGGACCAGGTCCGGGGTGACGTAGTCGGTGACCGCTTCGGCGTTTCTCGCGCCGAAGACATCGGTGAGGAACCGACCGACCAGAAGTTTGTTGATCCGTGGCTTTCGCTCAAGTGATGTAGCCATACGCCCATCTAAACTGTACCGTGCAGTTCAAGTCAACCTGAACCTCGGCACTTCCCTCGACGAGCGGGAGTGTCCTACAAATTGACTCATCTGTTCGGAATAACAGGACACTGAGAGGTGTCCTGCGGAGAAGGGGACATCATGACGTTTCTGGATGCCGGCGCCTGGCAGGAGCGGATCTTCTCGGGAGGTTGGATCAAGGCGGCCGGGGAGTCGTACGACTCCACCGAGCCGGCCACCGGCAAGACCTTGGGCCGAGTCGGCTCCGCCGCGCCTTCCGACCTGGAGCAGGCCGTGGAGCGTGCGGCGCGGGCGCAGCGCGACTGGGCGGCGCGGCCCTACGTCGAGCGGGCCCAGGTGCTGCGGCGGGCGGCGCGCCTGTTCGAGGAGCACCATGCCGAGATCGCGGAATGGATCGTGCGGGAGTCCGGTGCCCTGAGGCCGTTCGCCGACTTCCAGACCGCCAACGGCGCGGCCGAGGAGTGCTACGAGGCCGCGGCGCTGGCGGCGGCCCCGTACGGAGAGGTCCTGCGGTCCATCGAGGACCGGCTGTCGTTCGCGCGGCGGCGCCCGGTGGGCGTGGTCGGGGTGATCTCCCCGTTCAACGCGCCGATGGTGCTGGCCATGCGCGCCATCGCCCCCGCCCTGGCGCTGGGCAACGCCGTCATACTCAAGCCCGACCCGCGCACCGCCATCTGCGGCGGCGTCACCATCGCCCGCGTCTTCGAGGAGGCGGGCCTGCCCGCCGGCGTGCTGCACATGCTGCCCGGCGGCGCGGACGTAGGTGCCGCGCTGGTGGAGCACCCGCGCGTGCCCGTCATCGCGTTCACCGGCTCCACGCGGGCCGGAAAGGCAATCGCCACCGCGGCGGCGCACCGGTTGAAGCGTGTCCACCTGGAACTCGGCGGCAACTCGGCGCTGATCGTCCTCGACGACGCGGACCTGGAGAAGGCCGTCTCGGCCGGCGCGTTCGGCTCGTTCCACCACGCCGGGCAGGTCTGCATGGCCTCCAGCCGCCACCTGGTGCACGCCTCGATCGCCGGGGAGTACGCCGACCTGCTGGCCCAGCACGCGAACGCCGCCCCGGTCGGGGACCCGGCCACCGAGCAGGTCGCGTTGGGTCCGATGATCGACGACCGGCAGTTGCAGGCGGCCCACGCCATCGTCACCGACAGCGTGGCGACCGGTGCGCGGCTGGCGGCCGGCGGCACCTACGAAGGCCTGTTCTACCGGCCGACGGTGCTGGCCGACGTACCGCTGGAAGCCCGTGCCTACACGGAGGAGATCTTCGGTCCGGTCGCCCCGGTCGTGCCCTTTCACGACCTCGACGAAGCCGTCCGGCTGGCCACCGACACCGAGTACGGGCTCTCGCTAGGCATCCTGACCCGGGATGTGGCCAAGGGCCTGGCGCTGGCCGACCGCATCCCCACCGGACTGGTCCACATCAACGACCAGACCGTGAACGACGAGGCGACCGTCCCGTTCGGCGGCGTCGGCGAGTCCGGCAACGGCTCCCGCCACGGAGGGAGCGTCGCCAACCTCGAAGCCTTCACCGAACAGCAGTGGGTCACCGTCCGCGGCGAGATCCCCGACTACCCCTTCTGACCCCCGTTCCGGTCTCCGCCCCGGCACCCCACCCCCGTTCCACCCGCACTTGGAGCATCCCGATGACACCTCCTTCGCGGCCGGGTCCGTCCCTGCCCGATCCCATGACCATCGCCCCGCGCGCCACCGCACACCCGCCGACCCCACGACTCGCCCAGGACGCGGCCGGCTGGGCGCCCGGCAACAAGTTCCTGGAAGGCCCGTTCACTCCCTGGACGGAGGAGAGCAGCGCGTACGACCTGGACGTGGACGGCGAGATCCCGGGCGACCTCGCCGGGGCGCTGTTCCGTATCTCCTCCAACCCCCGCTTCACGCCGCGCGATCCCGACCGCTACCACTGGTGGGAGGGCGACGGCATGGTCTGCGGGATCTACCTGCGTGACGGGCGCGCGGCCTACCGCACCCGCTGGGTGCTGACGGACTCCATGAAGTTCGAGGTAGAGCAGGGCGAGGCGGTCTACAGCGGCTTCGCCAACGGCGGGAGTACGGCGCCCCTCCCCCAGGGCGCGCCACCCGCGAAGAACGTCGCCA
The nucleotide sequence above comes from Streptomyces sp. N50. Encoded proteins:
- a CDS encoding TetR/AcrR family transcriptional regulator gives rise to the protein MAERERPQRAGSSGRGKRAPILDAAVELFLELGFDQTSMDAVAAKAGVSKTTVYAHFGDKLELFRAVIARGGASLDFDLDQTTLASVDDPHERLARIVLKLLQATTAPTYLAFIRVLTVEAGRRPELTEAIRSLGVPHVVDLVAVALRDDARQRGYTLPDPEAYAGLFVRMTAAGPQMDALLDPEADRDPAHFEAYARWTTTIFLQGLRADDLPNAPDSAMSQVFPRLSRATS
- a CDS encoding LysR family transcriptional regulator; amino-acid sequence: MNERQLQILRELGELGSVTATAEALLMTPSAISQQLRLLQRSIPVPLTERAGRRLVLTDAGQALAGAAIEVETALARARHTIEEFVDQPDAAVSVAAFHSAAASFFPLLLAQAGPGRPRLSFADQDVAQDHFPRLTRDYDLVLAHRLDQAPPWPGTVTAGTLLREPLDIALPTDHPLAARRRLTPRDVAGQPWITVDDGFPLMATVDAIATAANRRLDIAHRINEFAVVAEVVAAGGGVALMPRWTTRPHPEVILRPLSGVHARRRIDVLHRPERVARRAVRTVLTELRRAAATIRSRDVGAGSDAQETLADEA
- a CDS encoding MarR family winged helix-turn-helix transcriptional regulator: MARSPGAELALLLLGGFQSMVDDVHGELEHRGHPGVRASHEFALRAVDEGADTASELGRRLSVSKQGAAKTITALEKLGYVEREPDPGDGRLKRLRVTDRGHDMMTLGASLFDEVRERWAAQMGPEQLKALEAHLARLVASRPSSVEAAARFNEDLGEAT
- a CDS encoding serine/threonine dehydratase, which translates into the protein MNAQPVTIPSPKDIASAAERIRAVVRRTPVIGVAAGELDVPVPVALKLEFLQHTGSFKVRGAFNALAHLRAAESGAPAAGVCCASGGNHGAAVAWAAREAGLPATVFVPDFSPKTKTGIIESLGARLRRVDGFYADARAASQDHARHEGAFHIDAFDAPETVAGQGTLGLELAEQIPEGQPVLVGCGGGGLYAGVALALAGRNHVIAAEPSSAPSLTAALEAGKPVDVEVGGIALDSLGARRAGRIATAVGLSLGMKTLTVADEVVAAARALLWQRLRIVAEPGGATALAALLAHPEHFPDGATVVVSGANTAPGAHLDG
- a CDS encoding acyl-CoA dehydrogenase family protein, which encodes MSKPHSATPPGADITASTERGSSPRLSDRGRQIRDRTRALTSLLREEAQEGEQLGALPPETLRAIHEAGVFKIALPGELGGYALGARDTVEIITALGEGDGSAAWTVFVAGGIRNVLGFPQQTVDEVFKEIDTWIGPLVVGASVFSTSVGSARRADGGWLVSGKWAFGSGCKHAAWAAVGVTYEDAEGRPHRGMALLSREQYTILDDWKVMGLKATSSNSITAEEEAFVPGHRFVDLADFPAVMDSVRERYAGLGFRNDTRALMLITCLSNVAVALGMARGTLDCFVEQAKVRKPFNLPYPTVADMPSTQVAAGTARAMINAAEATILGHADEVDRRALAGTEFSGAEESEITMDLVYAVRLCADAIDKLQLAIGSSTVSLKNPIQRFARDVRVLATHGAIRFDPLAELSGRQLLGLEPFPMFAGGVPQVG
- a CDS encoding alpha/beta hydrolase, which encodes MTLTTGATIPGVEHHQVSLNGTELHYISAGTEGSAVMLVHGFPETWWVFHKLIPALSRHHRVFVPDLRGFGDSATATTAHDSATAAQDLSELIARLDAGPVHLTGQDISGPTTFRVTATRPDLVRSYAAIETGLPGFGLETLADVAHGGAWHIGVLAAPGIPEMLLAGRERAFLAQYAIPSLCRIPDAFTDDDIDELARSYRRPDAFNGAAGLYRSMLREGDEIRRLASRKLTTPVLAVGGRSGEFTPATMRQVAEDVSPLSIEGIGHYAAMEAPDRLADGLLSFYEKLDTLGVASTGSPN
- a CDS encoding NADPH-dependent FMN reductase, encoding MPKLHVVVGSTRPGRLGLPVGQWAAQTAKEHGGFDVELVDLAEIGLPLLDEPGHPRAGLYAHEHTRRWSATVDEADAFVFVTPEYNSGPPAALLNALSFLYSEWLHKPVGFVSYGGVAGGLRSVQVLKQVATALKMMPVPESVAIPFVFKHVGEGGFRADEPMEAAATMMLDELLRWTEALRPLRLNPPQAPAGPPAPGAPASRV
- a CDS encoding nuclear transport factor 2 family protein yields the protein MATSLERKPRINKLLVGRFLTDVFGARNAEAVTDYVTPDLVQHGADVADGAQAFAEFLRREFDRGPMAGQGVTDASGPREPVFVIGENDLVCVCHYLPQPDPDAPGTSFDQYTFTTYRIRDGRIAERWPSVNKIAPPSPPAPGTPTRATAVSSSPSTDIEVNKRLVLDFYRCVFDAQNPDAVKEFVAADYLQHVSHYPPGRAGLEEFVRSRFPNGPLPPPAEPLIPPALIVAEGDIVVIAALLPQAEPDGSGALYPYYMYDAYRVRGRQLVEHWSGITKSAPPMPPGPPPTGRP
- a CDS encoding benzaldehyde dehydrogenase, whose product is MTFLDAGAWQERIFSGGWIKAAGESYDSTEPATGKTLGRVGSAAPSDLEQAVERAARAQRDWAARPYVERAQVLRRAARLFEEHHAEIAEWIVRESGALRPFADFQTANGAAEECYEAAALAAAPYGEVLRSIEDRLSFARRRPVGVVGVISPFNAPMVLAMRAIAPALALGNAVILKPDPRTAICGGVTIARVFEEAGLPAGVLHMLPGGADVGAALVEHPRVPVIAFTGSTRAGKAIATAAAHRLKRVHLELGGNSALIVLDDADLEKAVSAGAFGSFHHAGQVCMASSRHLVHASIAGEYADLLAQHANAAPVGDPATEQVALGPMIDDRQLQAAHAIVTDSVATGARLAAGGTYEGLFYRPTVLADVPLEARAYTEEIFGPVAPVVPFHDLDEAVRLATDTEYGLSLGILTRDVAKGLALADRIPTGLVHINDQTVNDEATVPFGGVGESGNGSRHGGSVANLEAFTEQQWVTVRGEIPDYPF
- a CDS encoding MFS transporter, whose amino-acid sequence is MMSPSPPHPEFAPPGQPDAPSPATLRESLSALRGYPTPAWKAAIACVLAMVVSPPALVTTVTFLIAPVARDFNWSPSETLSIFNIPTVAAPFVLPLAGRLVDRWGARAVAVPGTALYAIATAAVALVGANGVVLTGLLLVSTALGYTSILGVVYKVVSEWFPHHRGLGYSILIGATSSLAGAALSPLSQLSIDHLGWRTTYLLIGGAILLIAFPAQYFLMYEPASAALDRKNVVPGKGRGLPAHKELPGLPLGRALKSRAWWYMVLVLTVAAGVAMSVRLNAVSLFGGRGYSPTEVSLSVSVMLVASLAGQILAGVVLDRSRTPRAFVPFMVCLVLGTVMVFAATGGMWALFLTMALLGVVTGAESTTGPFLVGCYFGMRAFAQIQGITLGIVSLVGIGLFPVLAQGVADSTGGYTATLIALTAVSLIVLALSLFLPRYPSPAKNPDADAQSPSLTDDRTANL